In one window of Chanodichthys erythropterus isolate Z2021 chromosome 23, ASM2448905v1, whole genome shotgun sequence DNA:
- the tnk2a gene encoding activated CDC42 kinase 1, translated as MQSDEGTEWLMELLTDVQLQQYFLRIRDDLNVTRLSHFDYVKNEDLEKIGMGRPGQRRLWEAVKRRRAMCKRKSWVSKVFTGKRPDSDSQTPVVFRSSSPSSAQPDGQPADLTCLISDRDLTLYEKLGDGSFGVVKRGEWQAPSGRVLSVAVKCLKTDLLDQGEGLDDFIREVNAMHSLDHHNLIRLYGVVLTHPMKMVTELAPLGALLDRLRKRQGHILISVLCHYTVQIACGMAYLESRRFIHRDLAARNILLASNDLIKIGDFGLMRALPKNDDHYVMQEHHKVPFAWCAPESLKTRTFSHASDTWMFGVTLWEMFTHGQEPWVGLNGSQILHKIDKEGERLIKPEDCPQDIYNVMLQCWSPKPEDRPTFVSLRDFLVETMPTDMRALQDFDEPDKLKIHANDIITIIEGRAENYWWRGQNRQTLKVGQFPRNVVTSVAGLSAHDISRPLKHSFIHTGHGDTDPHRSWGAPDKIDDLYLGNPMDPPDILGLDSNAAKPTKLPNRAKKPFYDSVLDNDDDDLIVTGVKKLSLKTPNYLGLRLRPWESTSPSDRLSEVSLIDFGDDSFSSTSPSPITETPNPSTAKPLASYAASILDMAPPQSPNRALPNPMHPTPVVDWDMRPLPPLPAYDEVAVECAEQEDMEVSSINSSAVQEDTVSEKTQSEDNIKVDGKCNVEDNLFLPSKHAEETHSFSQSADIFKELQREVMVKLRVPPTGRSLPSSPLPTPSALAPHRQIILPSSYEDKPQIPPRIPIPPMRPSKRAGIYGSRLSVSLGDHEDGSRCPPQIPPRDHALSQPNSRAPSPMAPQGGSPQQRSSLCCVGSLGSCLSPSSYSSAPSSSSTTSSTSTATTVSSQYGSTEVGQTPAKSPCIMPIVYGGVKASTTHYYLLPDKPAYLDKYERFLKDSEGNDEKRTPNMATVRPMVQQQVNKLNASPGHTSNSGTSNSLAWPSSTQTGAYNHITLQQVQEAVHGVTVEECQTALQTHSWNAQEAVKYLKVEQLFRLGLKARPECMEALERCGWNLEQASTQMLDSYGPSRHRF; from the exons ATGCAGTCTGACGAAGGTACGGAGTGGCTCATGGAGCTGCTCACCGATGTGCAGCTGCAGCAATATTTTCTGCGTATCCGTGATGACCTCAATGTCACACGTCTCTCACACTTTGACTATGTCAAAAATGAGGACCTTGAAAAGATCGGTATGGGCCGACCAG GTCAGAGACGGTTATGGGAGGCAGTGAAAAGGAGAAGGGCCATGTGCAAACGGAAGTCATGGGTGAGCAAG GTGTTCACCGGGAAGCGACCGGACTCAGATTCCCAGACTCCAGTGGTGTTCCGCAGCTCATCCCCATCATCAGCTCAACCAGACGGTCAGCCAGCCGACCTCACCTGCCTCATCAGTGACAGAGACCTAACCCTCTACGAGAAACTGGGAGACGGGTCCTTCGGAGTGGTGAAACGCGGAGAATGGCAAGCCCCCTCTGGAAGAGTG CTGAGTGTGGCTGTGAAGTGCCTGAAGACAGACCTGTTGGACCAGGGTGAAGGTCTAGATGACTTCATAAGGGAAGTTAACGCCATGCACTCCCTGGACCACCACAATCTCATTCGTCTATATGGTGTTGTCCTCACACACCCCATGAAGATG GTGACAGAACTTGCCCCATTGGGTGCTTTATTGGACCGCCTGAGGAAGCGTCAGGGTCATATATTGATATCAGTGCTGTGCCACTACACTGTTCAGATTGCCTGTGGCATGGCGTACCTTGAGTCCCGACGATTCATTCACAGAGACCTGGCTGCACGCAACATCCTTTTAGCCTCCAATGACCTCATCAAGATCGGTGACTTCGGACTGATGAGGGCCTTGCCTAAAAACGATGATCATTATGTGATGCAGGAGCATCACAAAGTCCCTTTTGCCTG GTGTGCTCCAGAGAGCCTGAAGACACGTACCTTCTCCCATGCCAGTGATACCTGGATGTTTGGAGTAACATTGTGGGAAATGTTCACCCACGGGCAGGAACCATGGGTTGGACTCAATGGTAGTCAG ATTCTCCATAAGATCGATAAGGAGGGAGAGAGGCTTATCAAACCAGAGGACTGTCCGCaggacatttataatgtcatgCTGCAGTGCTGGTCGCCCAAACCCGAGGACAGGCCAACATTTGTGTCCCTCAGGGACTTCCTTGTGGAG ACAATGCCCACTGACATGAGGGCACTGCAGGACTTTGATGAACCAGACAAACTTAAAATTCATGCCAATGACATCATCACTATCATTGAGGGCAG AGCAGAGAACTACTGGTGGAGAGGTCAGAACAGACAGACCCTGAAGGTGGGACAGTTCCCTAGGAATGTGGTGACCTCTGTGGCTGGTCTGTCTGCTCACGACATCAGCCGACCTCTCAAGCACAGTTTCATCCACACAGGCCATGGAGACACAGACCCACACAGAAGTTGGGGCGCCCCTGACAAGATTGATGA TCTGTACCTTGGTAATCCCATGGATCCTCCAGATATTCTTGGGTTGGATTCAAATGCGGCCAAGCCCACTAAACTTCCAAACCGGGCTAAAA AACCATTTTACGACTCTGTGCTGgacaatgatgatgatgatctgATTGTAACGGGTGTGAAGAAGCTCTCGCTTAAGACTCCCAATTACCTGGGTTTACGCCTCCGGCCTTGGGAAAGTACTAGTCCGAGTGACCGTCTTAGCGAAGTCTCACTCATCGACTTTGGAGATGATAGTTTCAGCTCTACATCACCCTCACCCATTACCGAGACACCTAACCCCAGCACAGCGAAACCACTTGCATCCTACGCCGCGTCTATCTTGGATATGGCGCCACCACAGAGCCCCAATCGAGCCCTGCCCAACCCCATGCACCCTACTCCAGTGGTGGATTGGGACATGCGGCCCCTGCCTCCTCTTCCGGCGTACGACGAGGTGGCCGTGGAGTGCGCTGAACAGGAAGACATGGAAGTGAGCTCCATAAATTCATCTGCGGTGCAGGAAGacactgtatctgaaaaaacaCAATCAGAGGATAACATTAAAGTCGATGGTAAATGCAACGTGGAGGACAACCTCTTTCTACCATCCAAGCATGCTGAGGAAACCCATTCATTTTCGCAATCAGCAGACATCTTCAAGGAGCTTCAAAGGGAGGTGATGGTGAAGCTTCGGGTCCCTCCGACCGGACGTTCCCTCCCTTCTTCACCCCTCCCGACTCCTTCAGCTCTCGCCCCACACCGCCAGATCATCCTGCCCTCCTCCTATGAGGACAAGCCTCAAATCCCCCCAAGAATCCCAATCCCACCCATGCGACCCTCTAAGCGGGCAGGAATATATGGCAGCAGATTGTCGGTTTCCCTTGGAGACCATGAAGATGGGAGCCGCTGTCCACCTCAGATACCCCCAAGGGATCACGCTCTATCTCAACCCAACTCTCGGGCGCCAAGCCCCATGGCACCGCAAGGCGGCTCCCCTCAACAGAGATCCAGTCTCTGTTGCGTCGGATCATTGGGCTCCTGCCTATCCCCGTCGTCATATTCCTCCGCGCCATCCAGCTCCTCAACCACATCATCTACGTCAACGGCCACCACTGTAAGTTCTCAGTACGGATCTACTGAAGTGGGCCAGACTCCGGCCAAGAGTCCCTGCATCATGCCTATCGTGTATGGTGGTGTGAAGGCCAGCACCACTCATTACTACTTGCTACCTGATAAACCAGCATACCTGGACAAGTATGAGAGGTTCTTGAAGGACTCAGAAGGAAACGATGAGAAAAGAACCCCAAACATGGCCACTGTGAGGCCTATGGTTCAACAGCAAGTCAACAAGCTCAATGCTTCCCCTGGCCACACCAGTAACAGCGGGACTTCCAACAGTCTGGCCTGGCCAAGCAGCACTCAAACAGGTGCCTACAACCATATCACGCTACAACAA GTGCAGGAGGCGGTACATGGAGTGACTGTAGAAGAGTGTCAAACGGCCCTTCAGACACACAGTTGGAATGCTCAGGAGGCCGTGAAATATCTGAAG GTGGAGCAGTTGTTCCGACTGGGTTTGAAGGCTCGGCCTGAATGCATGGAAGCTCTAGAGCGATGCGGCTGGAATCTGGAGCAGGCCAGCACTCAAATGCTGGACTCCTATGGTCCATCTAGACATAG GTTCTAA